A single region of the Rhodococcus sp. W8901 genome encodes:
- a CDS encoding PucR family transcriptional regulator → MAEDLPETSNSSSEPPALREAPTPNSPRRVRYQPPAPRSDGRPTRDSLPDALLRRVKQFSGRLSTEAIASMQDQLPFFADLDAEQRASVQMIVQKSVVNFLEWLTDSDSDIRFTIDAYQVIPQDLARRLTLRQTVDMVRVAMEFFEQRLPALARNDRQLVALTEAILRYGRELGFAAASVYASAAESRGAWDTRLEALVVDAVVRGDTGSDLQSRAATLNWDATAPATVIVGTPPPEQGVSVIGTVHSAAQRHDRGALAVIQGDRLVLVVSGELHGTKAAREFMTDLMDKFSAGPVVIGPTTPSLGAAHFSAVEALAGMEAVAGWRGAPRPVFAADLLPERALLGDTAAVVALNERLIQPLSAAGSALSDTLDAYLDSGGAVEACARQLFVHPNTVRYRLKRIAEVTRRDPTNSRDAYVLRVATTVGRLAQTRHETSTSDTSVTKFTFRNVGT, encoded by the coding sequence ATGGCCGAGGATCTGCCCGAGACGTCGAACAGCTCGTCGGAGCCGCCCGCGCTGCGCGAGGCGCCGACCCCGAACTCGCCGCGACGCGTCCGCTATCAACCTCCGGCCCCCAGGTCGGACGGCAGGCCCACTCGCGATTCACTTCCGGACGCACTGCTGCGCCGGGTCAAGCAGTTCTCCGGACGGCTGTCCACCGAGGCCATCGCCTCGATGCAGGACCAGCTGCCGTTCTTCGCCGACCTCGACGCCGAACAGCGCGCGAGCGTCCAGATGATCGTCCAGAAGTCGGTGGTCAACTTCCTCGAGTGGCTCACCGACTCCGACAGCGACATCCGATTCACCATCGACGCGTACCAGGTGATTCCGCAGGACCTCGCCCGACGACTGACCCTCCGCCAGACGGTCGACATGGTGCGGGTCGCAATGGAGTTCTTCGAGCAGCGTCTCCCGGCTCTGGCCCGAAACGACCGGCAGCTGGTGGCGCTCACCGAGGCGATCCTGCGCTACGGGCGCGAGCTCGGTTTCGCGGCCGCCTCCGTCTACGCCAGTGCCGCGGAGTCCCGCGGTGCATGGGACACCCGGCTGGAGGCCCTGGTGGTCGACGCGGTTGTCCGCGGCGACACCGGTTCCGACCTGCAGTCCCGGGCGGCAACCCTGAACTGGGACGCCACCGCGCCCGCGACGGTCATCGTCGGCACGCCTCCCCCGGAACAGGGCGTGTCGGTGATCGGCACGGTGCACAGCGCAGCGCAGCGCCACGATCGCGGGGCCCTCGCCGTGATCCAGGGCGATCGGCTCGTCCTCGTCGTCAGCGGTGAGCTGCACGGCACCAAGGCGGCGCGGGAGTTCATGACCGATCTCATGGACAAGTTCTCCGCCGGCCCCGTCGTGATCGGACCCACCACCCCCAGTCTGGGGGCCGCACACTTCAGTGCGGTCGAGGCGCTGGCCGGCATGGAAGCCGTCGCGGGTTGGCGGGGCGCTCCGCGGCCCGTCTTCGCCGCCGACCTTCTACCCGAACGCGCCCTTCTCGGAGACACCGCGGCCGTCGTTGCCCTAAACGAACGTTTGATCCAGCCGTTGTCGGCCGCCGGCTCGGCACTGTCCGACACGCTCGACGCCTACCTGGATTCCGGTGGGGCCGTAGAGGCTTGTGCCCGTCAGCTGTTTGTTCATCCAAATACTGTCCGCTACCGCCTGAAGCGAATTGCCGAAGTCACCCGCCGGGATCCGACCAACTCGAGGGACGCATATGTGCTCCGCGTCGCAACCACGGTGGGCCGACTAGCTCAAACACGTCACGAAACGTCGACTTCTGACACATCAGTCACAAAATTCACATTTAGGAATGTCGGGACGTAA
- a CDS encoding ACP S-malonyltransferase, producing MISLLAPGQGSQTPGMLSPWLELPGAHDRVALWSKASGLDLVRLGTTASAEEITDTAVTQPLVVAAALLAYEELERRGQIPSDTIAAGHSVGELAAAAVAGVLSSDDAVMLAAIRGGEMAKACALEPTGMSAVLGGDEDAVLSRLEELDLTPANRNAAGQIVAAGRLDALEQLAANPPEKARVRALPVAGAFHTRFMAPAQDAVAEAASRITPNDPSRTLLSNSDGAPVTSGADALTKLAAQVTRPVRWDLCTASLRAAQVSAIAELPPAGTLIGIAKREMRGTPTAALKEPGDLSALTEFTEVG from the coding sequence GTGATTTCGTTGCTAGCCCCGGGTCAGGGCTCTCAGACCCCCGGCATGCTCAGCCCATGGCTGGAGCTGCCGGGTGCACACGATCGCGTGGCTCTGTGGTCCAAGGCCTCCGGCCTCGATCTCGTACGCCTGGGCACTACCGCCTCGGCCGAGGAGATCACGGACACCGCAGTGACCCAGCCGCTGGTCGTGGCTGCCGCGCTCCTCGCCTACGAGGAGCTCGAACGTCGCGGCCAGATCCCCTCCGACACCATCGCCGCCGGTCACTCCGTCGGCGAACTCGCTGCGGCCGCGGTCGCCGGCGTGCTCTCCTCCGACGACGCGGTGATGCTCGCCGCGATCCGGGGTGGCGAGATGGCGAAGGCGTGTGCGTTGGAGCCCACCGGAATGTCGGCGGTGCTCGGCGGGGACGAGGACGCCGTCCTGTCCCGGCTCGAGGAACTCGATCTCACGCCGGCCAACCGCAACGCGGCGGGCCAGATCGTGGCGGCCGGGCGACTCGACGCACTCGAGCAGCTCGCCGCGAACCCGCCCGAGAAGGCCCGCGTACGGGCACTTCCGGTGGCGGGTGCGTTCCACACCCGGTTCATGGCGCCTGCTCAGGACGCCGTGGCCGAGGCCGCGTCGCGGATCACACCCAACGATCCGTCCCGCACTCTGCTCTCCAACTCGGACGGCGCGCCGGTGACCTCCGGTGCCGATGCCCTGACTAAGCTGGCCGCGCAGGTGACCCGACCTGTGCGCTGGGACCTGTGTACCGCGAGCCTGCGGGCCGCGCAGGTCTCGGCGATCGCGGAACTCCCCCCGGCGGGCACCCTGATCGGAATCGCCAAGCGCGAAATGCGCGGCACCCCGACCGCGGCGCTCAAGGAACCCGGGGATCTCTCCGCACTGACCGAGTTCACCGAAGTCGGTTAG
- the acpM gene encoding meromycolate extension acyl carrier protein AcpM, producing MAANQEDIIANLAEIIEEVTGIEPSEVTIEKSFVDDLDIDSLSMVEIAVQTEDKYGVKIPDEDLASLRTVGDVVAYIQKVEAEGGETAETVKAKLEAAKNDDE from the coding sequence GTGGCCGCCAACCAGGAAGACATCATCGCCAACCTCGCCGAGATCATCGAAGAGGTCACCGGAATCGAGCCGTCCGAGGTCACGATCGAGAAGTCGTTCGTCGACGACCTCGACATCGACTCGCTGTCCATGGTCGAGATCGCGGTCCAGACCGAGGACAAGTACGGCGTGAAGATCCCGGACGAGGATCTCGCGAGCCTGCGCACCGTCGGCGATGTCGTCGCCTACATCCAGAAGGTCGAGGCCGAGGGCGGCGAGACCGCGGAGACCGTCAAGGCCAAGCTCGAGGCCGCCAAGAACGACGACGAGTGA
- a CDS encoding KasA/KasB family beta-ketoacyl-ACP synthase: MTSASTRGRFPNIVVTSLAATTSVAGDVDGTWKGLLAGESGIDVLDGSFVEEFDLPVRFGGQLKVPFDDALSRVEIRRMSFVERLALVLGRQVWQNAGSPEVDKDRLGVVIGTGLGGGEALVDAVDKLRAGGYRKVSPFAVQMVMPNGPSATVGLELGARAGVITPVSACSSGSEAIAHAFRMIAMGDADIVVAGGVEGNIGSVPIASFAMMRALSTRNDDPKAASRPFDKDRDGFVFGEAGAMMVLETEEHAKARGATIHARLLGAGITSDGFHIVAPDPEGTGAARAMTRAIETAGLTKSDIKHINAHATATPIGDIAEALAIQAAVGTHAAVYAPKSALGHSIGAVGALEAVLTVLSVREGVIPPTLNLDNQDPEIDLDVVKGEPRYGDIDFAINNSFGFGGHNVALAFGRA; this comes from the coding sequence GTGACTTCCGCTTCTACCCGAGGGAGATTCCCCAACATCGTCGTCACCAGCCTTGCGGCTACGACGTCGGTCGCCGGAGATGTGGATGGCACGTGGAAGGGCCTGCTGGCCGGTGAGAGCGGCATCGACGTGCTCGATGGCTCATTCGTGGAGGAATTCGATCTACCAGTGCGTTTCGGTGGCCAGTTGAAGGTCCCGTTCGACGACGCACTGTCCCGGGTCGAGATCCGCCGGATGAGCTTCGTCGAACGTCTCGCTCTCGTTCTGGGTCGTCAGGTCTGGCAGAACGCCGGCAGCCCCGAGGTCGACAAGGATCGCCTCGGGGTTGTCATCGGCACCGGACTCGGCGGCGGCGAGGCGCTCGTCGACGCCGTCGACAAGCTGCGCGCAGGCGGGTACCGCAAGGTGTCCCCGTTCGCGGTTCAGATGGTGATGCCGAACGGTCCGTCGGCCACCGTCGGACTGGAACTCGGCGCGCGCGCCGGTGTCATCACGCCGGTCTCGGCGTGTTCGTCCGGCTCGGAGGCCATCGCGCATGCGTTCCGCATGATCGCGATGGGCGACGCGGACATCGTCGTCGCGGGCGGAGTCGAGGGCAACATCGGCTCCGTGCCGATCGCGAGCTTCGCAATGATGCGCGCGCTCAGCACTCGCAACGACGACCCGAAGGCGGCTTCGCGCCCCTTCGACAAGGACCGGGACGGTTTCGTCTTCGGCGAAGCGGGCGCAATGATGGTCCTCGAGACGGAGGAGCATGCGAAGGCACGCGGGGCGACGATTCACGCCCGCCTGCTGGGCGCCGGCATCACCTCGGACGGATTCCACATCGTGGCGCCCGATCCGGAAGGCACGGGTGCGGCTCGCGCCATGACCCGGGCCATCGAGACCGCCGGTCTCACCAAGTCCGACATCAAGCACATCAACGCACACGCCACCGCGACCCCGATCGGCGACATCGCCGAGGCACTGGCCATCCAGGCCGCGGTCGGCACGCATGCTGCGGTGTATGCGCCCAAGTCGGCACTGGGCCACTCGATCGGCGCCGTCGGCGCCCTCGAGGCCGTGCTCACGGTCCTGAGTGTGCGTGAGGGCGTCATTCCCCCCACGCTCAATCTCGACAACCAGGATCCAGAGATCGATCTCGACGTCGTGAAGGGTGAACCCCGGTACGGCGACATCGATTTCGCGATCAACAACTCGTTCGGTTTCGGTGGGCACAACGTCGCGCTCGCCTTCGGCCGGGCTTGA
- a CDS encoding acyl-CoA carboxylase subunit beta, translated as MTVMAPATNTEASTDPRDPLARLAKLFDAGTVVPLHPRDKSGVLAASGEIDGVRTIAYCSDATVMGGAMGIEGCKHIVAAIDTAIAEKAPVIGLWHSGGARLAEGVEALHAVGLVFEAMVRASGLVPQISVVLGFAAGGAAYGPALTDIVIMAPEGRVFVTGPDVVKSVTGEQVDMASLGGPDTHTKKSGVAHIAAHDEDDAYHRARRLVSMFCEQGEFDLAAAEHGDTDLRALMPESAKRAYDVRPIVHELLDNVEGESSFEELQGNWARSIVTGLGRLGGRTVGVIANNPLRLGGCLNSESAEKSARFVRLCNAFGIPLVVVVDVPGYLPGVSQEWEGVVRRGAKLLHAFAEATVPRVTLVTRKIYGGAYIAMNSRALGATAVYAWPESEVAVMGAKAAVGILHKRALAAAPEEEREALHDRLAAEHEAIAGGVGRAISIGVVDETIDPAKTRSVITAALAAAPAGRGQHKNIPL; from the coding sequence ATGACCGTCATGGCCCCCGCGACGAACACCGAAGCATCAACCGATCCGCGCGATCCGCTCGCGCGTCTCGCCAAGTTGTTCGATGCCGGTACCGTCGTGCCCCTACATCCCCGCGACAAGTCCGGAGTACTCGCCGCATCCGGTGAGATCGACGGCGTTCGCACCATCGCCTACTGCTCCGACGCCACCGTCATGGGCGGCGCCATGGGCATCGAAGGCTGCAAGCACATCGTTGCCGCCATCGACACCGCCATCGCCGAGAAGGCGCCCGTCATCGGACTGTGGCATTCGGGCGGCGCACGCCTCGCCGAAGGCGTCGAGGCGCTGCACGCCGTCGGACTGGTCTTCGAGGCCATGGTCCGTGCGTCCGGCCTCGTCCCGCAGATCTCCGTCGTCCTCGGCTTCGCGGCCGGCGGCGCCGCCTACGGCCCCGCGCTCACCGACATCGTGATCATGGCCCCCGAGGGCCGCGTGTTCGTCACCGGACCCGACGTCGTCAAGAGCGTGACCGGCGAGCAGGTCGACATGGCCTCGCTCGGCGGCCCCGATACGCACACCAAGAAGTCCGGCGTCGCGCACATCGCTGCACACGACGAGGACGACGCCTACCATCGCGCCCGCCGCCTGGTGTCGATGTTCTGCGAGCAGGGCGAGTTCGATCTCGCTGCCGCCGAGCACGGCGACACCGACCTGCGGGCGCTGATGCCCGAGTCGGCCAAGCGCGCGTACGACGTTCGCCCGATCGTGCACGAGCTGCTCGACAACGTCGAGGGCGAGTCGAGTTTCGAAGAGCTGCAGGGCAATTGGGCGCGCAGCATCGTCACCGGCCTGGGACGCCTCGGCGGCCGCACGGTGGGTGTGATCGCCAACAACCCGCTCCGCCTGGGCGGCTGCCTCAACTCGGAGAGCGCGGAGAAGTCCGCCCGCTTCGTCCGCCTGTGCAACGCCTTCGGCATCCCGCTGGTCGTGGTCGTCGACGTCCCCGGCTACCTGCCCGGTGTCAGCCAGGAATGGGAAGGCGTCGTGCGCCGCGGCGCGAAGCTGCTGCACGCCTTCGCCGAGGCCACGGTTCCCCGCGTCACGCTGGTCACCCGGAAGATCTACGGCGGCGCCTACATCGCGATGAACTCGCGCGCGCTGGGCGCCACCGCGGTGTACGCGTGGCCCGAGTCCGAGGTTGCGGTCATGGGCGCCAAGGCTGCCGTCGGCATCCTGCACAAGCGCGCCCTGGCCGCCGCGCCGGAGGAGGAGCGCGAGGCGCTGCACGATCGCCTCGCCGCCGAGCACGAGGCCATCGCCGGCGGTG